The following coding sequences are from one Nicotiana tomentosiformis chromosome 3, ASM39032v3, whole genome shotgun sequence window:
- the LOC138907626 gene encoding uncharacterized protein → MVGERVLLLVSPMKGVMKFGKKDKLSPRYIRPFEILEIVGEVAYKLALPPSTLAVHLVFHVSMLQKYHCDPSHVLDFSSVQLDKDLTYEEELVAILAQHIRKLRSKSYPSVRVQWRGQPIEAAMWESESDMQSRYPHFFTSPSTFLCPFKDERSF, encoded by the coding sequence ATGGTTGGGGAGAGGGTTTTGCTCctggtttcgcccatgaagggtgtgatgaagtTCGGGAAAAAGGacaagctgagccctaggtatatcagaccctttgagatccttgagatagttggtgaggtggcctacaagcttgcattgccacctagcacATTAGCAGTTCACCttgtgttccatgtttccatgctccagaagtatcactgtgatccgtcccatgtattagatttcagctcagtccaattggacaaggatttgacttacgaggaggagctggtggccattctAGCACAGCATatccggaagttgaggtctaaaagTTACCCTTCTgttagagtgcagtggagaggtcaaccgatcGAGGCAGCTATGTGGGAGTCTGAGtctgatatgcagagtagatacccacactttTTCACCAGTCCAagtacctttctatgtccgttcaaggacgaacgttcaTTTTAG